From the Jatrophihabitans endophyticus genome, one window contains:
- the pheS gene encoding phenylalanine--tRNA ligase subunit alpha → MTSQNFDPVEVAALQQETVDANVADAVAAFAAARSLDELKTAGLAHDGDRSPLALANREIGALPPAARSAAGKRLGPARGAVRKALAARQVELEAERDARVLVDEAVDVTLPTDRQRSGARHPLTTVQELVGDVFVAMGWEIAEGPEAEGAWFNFDALNTPPEHPSRDLSDTFWVGSAGSGVVLRTQTSPVQIRTMLEQRPPIYVVCPGKVFRTDELDATHTPVFHQVEGLAVDEGLTMAHLKGTLDHMAEAMFGPGIVTRLRPHYFPFTEPSAEMDLVCFVCRGESVGNPDRPCRTCSSEGWIEWGGCGMVDPRVLTACGIDPERYSGFAFGMGIERTLMFRSGVADMRDIVEGDVRFTQAFGVES, encoded by the coding sequence ATGACCAGCCAGAACTTCGACCCGGTCGAGGTCGCCGCCCTGCAGCAGGAGACGGTCGACGCCAACGTCGCCGACGCCGTCGCGGCATTCGCCGCCGCACGGTCGCTCGACGAGCTCAAGACCGCCGGTCTCGCCCACGACGGTGACCGCTCGCCCCTCGCCCTCGCCAACCGCGAGATCGGCGCCCTGCCCCCGGCCGCCCGCTCGGCCGCCGGAAAGCGGCTCGGCCCCGCCCGCGGCGCGGTGCGCAAGGCGCTGGCCGCGCGCCAGGTCGAGCTCGAGGCCGAACGCGACGCGCGCGTGCTCGTCGACGAGGCCGTCGACGTCACGCTGCCCACCGACCGGCAGCGCAGCGGCGCCCGGCACCCGCTCACCACGGTGCAGGAGCTCGTGGGCGACGTCTTCGTCGCGATGGGGTGGGAGATCGCCGAAGGGCCAGAGGCCGAGGGGGCGTGGTTCAACTTCGACGCCCTGAACACGCCGCCCGAGCACCCGTCGCGCGACCTCAGCGACACGTTCTGGGTGGGGTCGGCGGGCTCCGGCGTCGTGCTGCGCACGCAGACGTCCCCGGTGCAGATCCGCACGATGCTCGAACAGCGGCCGCCGATCTACGTCGTGTGCCCCGGAAAGGTGTTCCGCACCGACGAGCTGGACGCGACGCACACGCCCGTCTTCCACCAGGTCGAAGGGCTCGCCGTCGACGAGGGCCTCACCATGGCCCACCTCAAGGGCACGCTCGACCACATGGCCGAGGCGATGTTCGGCCCGGGCATCGTCACCCGGCTGCGACCGCACTACTTCCCGTTCACCGAGCCGAGCGCCGAGATGGACCTCGTCTGCTTCGTGTGTCGTGGCGAGTCCGTCGGCAACCCCGACCGGCCGTGCCGGACGTGCAGCAGCGAGGGCTGGATCGAATGGGGTGGGTGCGGCATGGTCGACCCCCGTGTGCTGACGGCGTGCGGCATCGACCCCGAGCGCTACAGCGGATTCGCGTTCGGCATGGGCATCGAGCGCACGCTGATGTTCCGCAGCGGGGTCGCGGACATGCGCGACATCGTCGAGGGCGACGTCCGCTTCACCCAGGCGTTCGGAGTCGAGTCGTGA
- the pheT gene encoding phenylalanine--tRNA ligase subunit beta, which translates to MKAPVSWLAEYVDLPAEITPRGLADALVRIGMEVEGVESGADALSGPIVVGRVLSFVDESQKNGKTIRWCQVDVGVHNADGEPRGIVCGAHNFAPDDLVVVSLPGAVLPGGFAISARKTYGHVSDGMICSVRELGIGEDHDGILVLPAASAQPGDDPLPLLGLTDAVLDVAVTTDRGYTMSIRGLAREAAAALGVPFRDVTLPLPAPDGGAYDVHVDETDVCRRFSARAVTGLDPAAPSPDWMVTRLRQCGIRSISLAVDVTNYVMLETGQPLHAFDRDRLSGPVGVRRAEAGERLTTLDDVVRTLAAEDVVVTDESGPIALAGVMGGASTEIGATSSAVVLEAATWIPEVVARTVRRHRLPSEAARRFERGVDPEIAGTALERCVRLLVAHGGATPVDGYTVVGEVAPPARIAMDAHRPERTAGMPIPRDAVVSHLDAVGCTVTDDGDVLQVQPPSWRPDLLVPADLVEEVVRLAGYDRLPSVLPAAPAGRGLTGRQRLHRAVSRAAAAAGYTEVLAYPFVAPSVHDAFGLAGDDPRRSAVRLANPLSDDEPELRTSLLPGLLGVVARNLGRGTRDLAVFETGLVFLPRPAGEPPTLPGIAARPSDAEIAALDAVLPDQPRHVAAVLTGNAQPRGWWGPERAADWADAVEFARVVARAARVELGVRATEHAPWHPGRCAELVLDDVTIGHAGELHPRVVAALGLPERTCAVELDLDALAEPGPPAAPEISGYPPVLLDVALVVGDDVAAAALRDTIREAAGPLLESVRPFAVYTDAERLGAGLRSVTFALRFRAPDRTLTVEEATAARDAAVTAAVERHGARLR; encoded by the coding sequence GTGAAGGCCCCTGTCAGCTGGCTCGCCGAATACGTCGATCTTCCCGCGGAGATCACTCCCCGGGGCCTCGCGGACGCGCTGGTGCGCATCGGCATGGAGGTCGAGGGCGTCGAGTCGGGCGCGGACGCCCTGTCCGGACCGATCGTCGTCGGCCGCGTGCTGTCCTTCGTCGACGAGTCGCAGAAGAACGGCAAGACGATCCGCTGGTGCCAGGTCGACGTCGGCGTGCACAACGCCGACGGCGAGCCACGCGGCATCGTCTGCGGTGCGCACAACTTCGCCCCGGACGACCTCGTCGTGGTCTCGCTGCCGGGTGCGGTGCTGCCCGGCGGCTTCGCCATCTCCGCGCGCAAGACGTACGGCCACGTCTCCGACGGCATGATCTGCTCCGTCCGCGAGCTCGGTATCGGCGAGGACCACGACGGCATCCTCGTGCTGCCGGCGGCCAGCGCGCAGCCCGGTGACGACCCGCTGCCGCTGCTCGGGCTGACCGACGCCGTCCTCGACGTCGCGGTGACGACCGATCGCGGCTACACGATGTCGATCCGCGGTCTGGCGCGCGAGGCGGCGGCCGCGCTCGGCGTGCCGTTCCGCGACGTGACGCTGCCGCTGCCCGCGCCCGACGGTGGTGCGTACGACGTCCACGTCGACGAGACGGACGTGTGCCGGCGGTTCTCGGCGCGCGCCGTCACCGGTCTCGATCCGGCCGCCCCGTCGCCGGACTGGATGGTCACCCGGCTGCGCCAGTGCGGCATCCGCTCGATCTCGCTCGCCGTCGACGTCACCAACTACGTCATGCTCGAGACCGGGCAGCCGCTGCACGCCTTCGACCGGGACCGGCTCAGCGGACCCGTCGGGGTCCGCCGGGCCGAGGCGGGGGAGAGGCTCACGACGCTCGACGACGTCGTCCGCACGCTCGCCGCGGAGGACGTCGTGGTCACCGACGAGTCGGGCCCGATCGCGCTCGCCGGCGTCATGGGCGGCGCGTCCACCGAGATCGGCGCCACGTCGTCGGCGGTGGTGCTCGAGGCCGCGACCTGGATCCCGGAGGTCGTCGCGCGCACGGTGCGCCGCCACCGGCTGCCCAGCGAGGCCGCCCGCCGCTTCGAACGCGGCGTCGACCCCGAGATCGCGGGCACCGCGCTGGAGCGGTGCGTCCGGCTGCTGGTGGCGCACGGCGGCGCGACGCCGGTCGACGGCTACACCGTCGTCGGCGAGGTCGCCCCGCCGGCGCGGATCGCGATGGACGCGCACCGTCCGGAGCGGACCGCCGGCATGCCCATCCCGCGCGACGCGGTCGTGTCACATCTCGACGCGGTCGGGTGCACGGTCACCGATGACGGTGACGTTCTGCAGGTGCAGCCGCCGTCCTGGCGACCCGACCTGCTCGTGCCCGCCGACCTGGTCGAGGAGGTCGTCCGCCTCGCCGGTTACGACCGGCTGCCCTCGGTGCTGCCGGCCGCGCCCGCCGGGCGTGGCCTCACCGGCCGGCAGCGCCTGCACCGCGCCGTGTCGCGTGCCGCGGCCGCGGCCGGGTACACCGAGGTGCTCGCGTACCCGTTCGTGGCGCCGTCGGTGCACGACGCGTTCGGGCTCGCCGGCGACGACCCGCGGCGCTCGGCCGTGCGTCTCGCCAACCCGCTCTCGGACGACGAGCCGGAGCTGCGGACGTCGCTGCTGCCCGGCCTGCTGGGCGTCGTCGCGCGCAACCTCGGCCGCGGGACGCGCGACCTCGCCGTCTTCGAGACGGGACTCGTCTTCCTGCCGCGACCGGCGGGGGAACCGCCGACGCTGCCGGGCATCGCGGCGCGTCCGAGCGACGCCGAGATCGCCGCGCTCGACGCCGTGCTGCCCGATCAGCCGCGGCACGTCGCCGCCGTGCTCACCGGCAACGCGCAGCCGCGCGGCTGGTGGGGCCCGGAGCGTGCGGCCGACTGGGCCGATGCCGTGGAGTTCGCCCGCGTGGTCGCGCGGGCGGCCCGCGTCGAGCTCGGGGTGCGCGCCACCGAGCACGCGCCCTGGCACCCCGGCCGCTGCGCCGAGCTCGTCCTCGACGACGTCACGATCGGCCACGCCGGCGAGCTGCACCCGCGGGTGGTGGCCGCGCTCGGCCTGCCCGAGCGCACGTGCGCCGTCGAGCTCGACCTCGACGCGTTGGCGGAGCCGGGACCGCCGGCCGCGCCGGAGATCTCGGGCTACCCGCCGGTGCTGCTGGACGTCGCCCTCGTCGTCGGCGACGACGTGGCCGCGGCGGCGCTCCGCGACACCATCCGGGAGGCCGCGGGGCCGCTGCTCGAATCGGTCCGGCCGTTCGCCGTCTACACCGACGCCGAGCGGCTCGGCGCCGGCCTGCGGTCGGTGACGTTCGCGCTGCGCTTCCGCGCGCCCGACCGGACGCTCACGGTGGAGGAGGCCACGGCCGCCCGCGACGCCGCGGTGACCGCCGCCGTCGAACGGCACGGCGCGCGGCTGCGCTGA
- a CDS encoding DNA alkylation repair protein — MTVEADAAFVTTVRRRLHELAEPARAPQMRAYMKSSMPFLGVRVPQVRAVVRAEAREQPPGSPTQLVATVLALWRSAEFREERYAATALLGAPSTRSLRRPEHVTVLEELIVAGAWWDHVDELSHRVGDLLREFPDAVRPAVVRWQTEPDRWLRRSSIICQLGCRDRTDLDLLVAAVDANAADPDFFLRKAIGWALREYARTDPDWVRAFVASRSLSALSRREALKHLG, encoded by the coding sequence GTGACGGTCGAGGCCGACGCCGCCTTCGTCACGACGGTGCGCCGTCGGCTGCACGAGCTCGCAGAACCGGCGCGTGCCCCGCAGATGCGGGCGTACATGAAGTCGTCGATGCCCTTCCTCGGGGTACGCGTGCCGCAGGTCCGCGCGGTCGTCCGGGCCGAGGCCCGCGAGCAGCCGCCGGGCTCGCCGACGCAGCTCGTCGCGACGGTGCTCGCGCTGTGGCGGTCGGCCGAGTTCCGCGAGGAGCGATACGCGGCCACCGCGCTGCTCGGCGCGCCGTCGACCAGGTCGTTGCGCCGGCCCGAGCACGTCACCGTGCTCGAGGAGCTGATCGTCGCCGGCGCGTGGTGGGACCACGTGGACGAGCTGTCGCATCGCGTCGGCGACCTGCTGCGCGAGTTCCCCGACGCCGTGCGGCCGGCGGTGGTGCGCTGGCAGACCGAGCCCGACCGCTGGCTACGCCGGTCGTCGATCATCTGCCAGCTCGGCTGCCGCGACCGCACCGACCTCGACCTGCTGGTCGCCGCCGTCGACGCGAACGCCGCGGACCCCGACTTCTTCCTCCGCAAGGCGATCGGCTGGGCGCTGCGCGAGTACGCGCGGACCGATCCGGACTGGGTCCGGGCGTTCGTCGCGTCCCGATCGCTCAGCGCGCTGTCGCGGCGCGAGGCGTTGAAACACCTCGGCTGA
- a CDS encoding esterase-like activity of phytase family protein, with protein MRIRPRPTRPLAVAITAALTVAGLLPAVPATAATDRHHDHRSCPPAARALGYSDALDKLDVDGARVGGLSSLAYDRRRHAWAATVDNHADDPARIWFFRDLAHPRIVGAPLVLRSADGTPYTGVTADDEGLAVLPDGDYLVSSETEPSIRVFGRDGGQRATLPVPARFRVAPAGEATANATLEALTISPSGRRVVAAMEGALSGDLGADGDATAHRFLVYDADRHGRWSLTRQVAYRTEPGQRIPEVAAVDDDRLVVEEASYDPATGNAVSLFAVSGLRSARDVSRVANLSTVPRAALRKTLVADVVRCPPLGATAKQPQTNPLLDNYEGMAVTTPPRRGRTGVSLVSDDNFGATQVTRVLNLVVDLPRRGSRH; from the coding sequence ATGCGCATCCGTCCGCGTCCCACCCGACCCCTCGCCGTCGCCATCACCGCCGCGCTGACCGTCGCCGGGCTGCTGCCGGCCGTCCCCGCCACCGCGGCCACGGACCGGCACCACGACCATCGCAGCTGCCCACCCGCGGCCCGCGCGCTCGGGTACAGCGACGCGCTCGACAAGCTCGACGTCGACGGCGCCCGAGTCGGCGGCCTCTCGTCGCTGGCCTACGACCGCCGCCGGCACGCGTGGGCGGCCACCGTCGACAACCACGCCGACGATCCCGCGCGTATCTGGTTCTTCCGCGATCTCGCCCACCCCCGCATCGTCGGCGCGCCGCTCGTCCTGCGGTCGGCGGACGGCACGCCGTACACCGGCGTCACCGCCGACGACGAGGGCCTCGCCGTCCTGCCCGACGGCGACTACCTCGTGAGCTCCGAGACCGAGCCGTCGATCCGGGTGTTCGGCCGCGACGGCGGGCAGCGCGCGACGCTGCCCGTGCCGGCCCGTTTCCGCGTCGCCCCGGCCGGCGAGGCGACGGCCAACGCGACGCTCGAGGCGCTGACGATCAGCCCGTCCGGCCGGCGGGTCGTGGCGGCCATGGAGGGGGCGCTCTCGGGCGACCTCGGCGCGGACGGCGACGCCACCGCGCACCGCTTCCTGGTCTACGACGCCGACCGGCACGGCCGCTGGTCGCTCACCCGCCAGGTCGCCTACCGGACCGAACCGGGTCAGCGGATACCCGAGGTCGCGGCCGTGGACGACGACCGGCTCGTCGTCGAGGAGGCGTCCTACGACCCCGCCACCGGCAACGCGGTGAGCCTGTTCGCGGTGAGCGGGCTGCGGTCCGCCCGCGACGTGTCGCGGGTCGCGAACCTGTCGACGGTGCCGCGGGCCGCGCTGCGCAAGACCCTGGTCGCCGACGTCGTCCGGTGCCCGCCCCTCGGCGCGACGGCGAAGCAACCGCAGACGAACCCGTTGCTCGACAACTACGAGGGCATGGCCGTCACCACGCCGCCGCGGCGCGGCAGGACCGGCGTGAGCCTCGTCAGTGACGACAACTTCGGCGCGACGCAGGTGACCCGCGTGCTGAACCTCGTGGTCGACCTGCCGCGCCGCGGGTCGCGTCACTGA
- a CDS encoding alpha-hydroxy acid oxidase, with protein sequence MSPGADPRSVVARIGELEAAARTALSRRVVDYVAGGAGEEIALGEAVDAWRRYRFAPHALRDVTGVDAGVDLFGRHFPSPVGVAPVGYARLLHPDGESALAAGAGDHLFVLSARSDAAVADVAAARGTAPWWYQVYVTADRAVGEGEAARAVAAGATALVLTADTPYVAAKARQGRLRTVAPGADQAPATLADLRRLTGHGLPVLVKGVLRGDDARRFLDAGAAGLVVSNHGGRQLDRTVATADALPEVVAAAGRAPVLVDGGLRSGHDVLVALALGAAAVLTGRPPAWALAAGGGPGVDALLTAWSAEVAHVLGLAGCRTPADVTPDLVRRG encoded by the coding sequence GTGAGTCCCGGAGCCGACCCCCGCAGCGTCGTCGCGCGCATCGGCGAGCTCGAGGCCGCGGCGCGGACGGCGCTGTCGCGCCGGGTCGTCGACTACGTCGCCGGCGGCGCGGGTGAGGAGATCGCGCTCGGCGAGGCGGTCGACGCCTGGCGCCGCTACCGGTTCGCGCCGCACGCCCTGCGCGACGTGACGGGCGTCGACGCCGGCGTCGACCTGTTCGGCCGGCACTTCCCGTCGCCGGTCGGCGTGGCGCCGGTCGGGTACGCGCGACTGCTGCATCCGGACGGGGAGTCCGCGCTCGCCGCGGGCGCCGGCGACCACCTGTTCGTGCTGTCGGCGCGCTCGGACGCCGCCGTGGCGGACGTCGCGGCCGCCCGCGGCACGGCACCGTGGTGGTACCAGGTGTACGTCACCGCCGACCGCGCCGTCGGCGAAGGCGAGGCGGCGCGCGCGGTGGCGGCCGGAGCGACCGCGCTGGTGCTCACCGCGGACACCCCCTACGTGGCGGCCAAGGCCAGGCAGGGGCGGCTGCGCACCGTCGCCCCCGGCGCCGACCAGGCCCCCGCGACGCTCGCCGACCTTCGGCGGCTCACCGGCCACGGCCTGCCCGTGCTCGTCAAAGGCGTGCTGCGCGGCGACGACGCGCGCCGGTTCCTCGACGCCGGCGCGGCCGGGCTCGTGGTGAGCAACCACGGTGGCCGGCAGCTCGATCGCACCGTCGCCACCGCCGACGCGCTGCCCGAGGTCGTCGCAGCGGCCGGTCGGGCGCCGGTGCTGGTGGACGGCGGCCTGCGCTCCGGGCACGACGTGCTGGTGGCGCTGGCGCTCGGCGCGGCCGCGGTGCTGACCGGGCGCCCGCCGGCGTGGGCGCTCGCGGCCGGAGGCGGTCCCGGGGTCGACGCGCTGCTGACGGCGTGGAGCGCCGAGGTCGCCCACGTGCTCGGGCTCGCCGGATGCCGGACACCGGCCGACGTCACGCCCGATCTCGTGCGCCGCGGTTGA
- the argC gene encoding N-acetyl-gamma-glutamyl-phosphate reductase: MGHRIAVAGASGYAGGELLRLLAAHPDLDVVAVSAHANAGQRVGDVHPHLRSLADRVFVETTPEALADVDLLFLALPHGASAGLAAQLPPGVKVVDLGSDHRLTDPAAYARYYDGDFAPAWTYGLPELPGQRAAIAAAERVANTGCHAAASILAIAPLLAAGVASPDDVVVTSTSGTSGAGRSPAVRLLGSEVMGDLTAYKVGAHRHAPEIKQATGVRTLTFVPVLAPMPRGILATVALRPVSATGAADVRAVLADAYAGEPFVRVLPEGRQPRTSATTGSNSVQLQAAVDEDSGRILVTSALDNLGKGAAGQAVQLANLMLHLDETAGLPVDGIAP, translated from the coding sequence ATGGGACATCGCATCGCCGTCGCGGGTGCCAGCGGCTACGCCGGGGGCGAGTTGCTGCGCCTGCTGGCCGCTCACCCGGACCTCGACGTCGTCGCCGTCAGCGCGCACGCGAACGCCGGCCAGCGGGTCGGGGACGTCCATCCCCACCTGCGCTCGCTGGCCGACCGGGTCTTCGTCGAGACCACCCCCGAGGCCCTCGCCGACGTCGACCTGCTCTTCCTCGCGCTGCCGCACGGGGCGTCCGCGGGCCTCGCCGCGCAGCTGCCCCCTGGCGTCAAGGTCGTCGACCTCGGCTCCGACCACCGGCTCACCGACCCGGCGGCGTACGCGCGCTACTACGACGGCGATTTCGCGCCGGCGTGGACGTACGGTCTGCCCGAGCTCCCCGGTCAGCGTGCGGCGATCGCCGCGGCCGAACGGGTCGCGAACACCGGCTGCCACGCCGCGGCGTCCATCCTCGCGATCGCGCCGTTGCTCGCCGCGGGCGTGGCCTCCCCGGACGACGTGGTCGTCACGTCGACGAGCGGAACCTCCGGCGCCGGGCGCTCGCCCGCCGTGCGGTTGCTGGGGAGCGAGGTCATGGGCGACCTCACCGCGTACAAGGTCGGCGCCCACCGTCACGCTCCCGAGATCAAGCAGGCCACGGGGGTGCGGACGCTGACGTTCGTTCCCGTCCTCGCCCCGATGCCCCGCGGCATCCTCGCGACCGTCGCGCTGCGGCCGGTGTCCGCGACCGGCGCCGCCGACGTCCGGGCCGTGCTCGCCGACGCCTACGCGGGGGAGCCGTTCGTGCGTGTGCTCCCCGAGGGCCGCCAGCCGCGCACCTCGGCCACGACCGGCTCGAACAGCGTGCAGCTGCAGGCCGCGGTCGACGAGGACTCGGGACGCATCCTCGTCACGAGCGCGCTGGACAACCTCGGCAAGGGCGCCGCCGGCCAGGCCGTGCAGCTCGCCAACCTCATGCTGCACCTGGACGAGACCGCGGGCCTGCCCGTCGACGGGATCGCCCCGTGA
- the argJ gene encoding bifunctional glutamate N-acetyltransferase/amino-acid acetyltransferase ArgJ, translated as MSVTSPKGFRAAGVTAGLKASGAPDVALVVNDGPRTDAAAVFTRNRVQAAPVLWSRQAVRDGRLQAVVLNSGGANACTGPEGFADTHRTAEHVAQVLGISAVDVAVCSTGLIGDRLPMPLLLAGVDDAAQSLSAVGGSEAAEAIRTTDTRAKQVVTTSNGFTVGGMAKGAGMLAPGLATMLCVITTDAVTDAGSLQAALAAATRVTFDRVDADGCMSTNDTVVAMASGASGVEAGPGELAAAVRDVCAGLCAQLIADAEGATKEVRVEVVGAADEDDAVEVGRSIARNNLLKCALFGNDPNWGRVLAAVGTTDAAFEPDRLDVAINGVQVCRGGAAGDDRSGVDLGGRDVHILVDLHAGEQTATIWTNDLSHAYVEENSAYST; from the coding sequence GTGAGCGTGACCTCGCCCAAGGGGTTCCGGGCCGCGGGCGTCACCGCCGGCCTCAAGGCGTCGGGGGCGCCCGACGTCGCCCTGGTGGTGAACGACGGCCCGCGGACCGACGCCGCCGCCGTCTTCACGCGCAACCGGGTGCAGGCCGCGCCCGTGCTGTGGTCGCGGCAGGCGGTGCGCGACGGCCGGTTGCAGGCCGTGGTGCTGAACTCGGGCGGTGCCAACGCGTGCACCGGTCCCGAGGGCTTCGCCGACACGCATCGCACGGCCGAGCACGTCGCGCAGGTTCTCGGGATCAGCGCGGTCGACGTCGCGGTCTGCTCGACCGGTCTCATCGGGGACCGGCTCCCCATGCCGCTGCTGCTCGCGGGCGTCGACGACGCGGCGCAGTCGCTGTCCGCCGTCGGTGGCAGCGAGGCGGCCGAGGCCATCCGCACCACGGACACCCGCGCGAAGCAGGTCGTCACGACCAGCAACGGCTTCACCGTCGGCGGCATGGCGAAGGGCGCGGGCATGCTCGCGCCCGGGCTCGCGACCATGCTCTGCGTGATCACGACCGACGCGGTCACCGACGCCGGCAGCCTGCAGGCGGCGCTGGCCGCCGCGACGCGCGTCACCTTCGACCGTGTCGACGCCGACGGCTGCATGTCCACCAACGACACCGTGGTCGCTATGGCCAGTGGTGCGTCGGGCGTCGAGGCAGGCCCGGGCGAGCTCGCAGCTGCCGTCCGCGACGTCTGTGCCGGTCTGTGTGCCCAGCTCATCGCCGACGCCGAGGGCGCGACGAAGGAGGTCCGGGTCGAGGTCGTCGGTGCCGCCGACGAGGACGACGCCGTCGAGGTGGGTCGTTCCATCGCCAGGAACAATCTGCTCAAGTGCGCGCTGTTCGGCAACGACCCGAACTGGGGCCGGGTGCTGGCCGCGGTGGGCACCACCGACGCGGCGTTCGAACCGGACCGCCTCGATGTCGCGATCAACGGCGTCCAGGTGTGTCGCGGCGGCGCCGCGGGCGACGATCGCTCTGGCGTCGACCTGGGCGGTCGCGACGTGCACATCCTGGTCGACCTGCACGCCGGCGAGCAGACCGCGACGATCTGGACCAACGACCTCTCCCACGCCTACGTCGAAGAGAACTCGGCCTACTCCACATGA
- the argB gene encoding acetylglutamate kinase, producing MTHPSGTNRDTERAKEQAATLVDALPWLSRFHDKIIVVKYGGNAMTSPELQQAFAEDVMFLRFAGLKPVIVHGGGPQITAHLARLGIESEFRGGLRVTTPEMVRIVRMVLTGDVNADIVNLLNDHGSFAIGLSGEDASLLTAERRHAVVDGVEVDIGQVGDVVAVDASAVHALIDAGRIPVIATVARGADGLTYNVNADTAAAAVAVGLDAEKLIVLTDVEGLYADWPASTEVVSEIDTEALAELLPGLASGMVPKMEACLRAVEGGVPRAHVLDGRVEHALLLEIFTSSGVGTMVVPSKEGPA from the coding sequence ATGACCCACCCGAGCGGCACGAACCGCGACACCGAACGCGCCAAGGAGCAGGCAGCCACGCTCGTCGACGCACTGCCATGGCTGTCCCGGTTCCACGACAAGATCATCGTGGTGAAGTACGGCGGCAACGCGATGACGAGCCCCGAGCTCCAGCAGGCCTTCGCCGAGGACGTCATGTTCCTGCGCTTCGCCGGCCTGAAACCGGTGATCGTGCACGGCGGCGGCCCGCAGATCACCGCCCACCTCGCGCGACTGGGCATCGAGTCGGAGTTCCGCGGCGGCCTGCGGGTGACGACGCCGGAGATGGTGCGCATCGTGCGCATGGTCCTCACCGGCGACGTCAACGCCGACATCGTCAACCTGCTCAACGACCACGGCAGCTTCGCCATCGGCCTGTCCGGCGAGGACGCCAGCCTGCTGACGGCCGAACGACGGCACGCCGTGGTCGACGGCGTCGAGGTCGACATCGGTCAGGTCGGCGACGTGGTCGCGGTCGACGCCTCGGCCGTCCATGCGCTCATCGACGCCGGCCGCATCCCCGTCATCGCCACCGTGGCACGCGGCGCGGACGGCTTGACCTACAACGTGAACGCCGATACCGCCGCGGCGGCCGTCGCGGTGGGCCTAGACGCGGAGAAGCTCATCGTCCTGACCGACGTCGAAGGCCTCTACGCGGACTGGCCGGCGAGCACCGAGGTCGTGAGCGAGATCGACACCGAGGCGCTCGCGGAGCTGCTCCCCGGGCTGGCCAGCGGGATGGTCCCGAAGATGGAGGCCTGCCTGCGGGCGGTCGAGGGGGGCGTGCCCCGCGCCCACGTCCTGGACGGGCGTGTCGAGCACGCGCTGCTGCTCGAGATCTTCACCAGCAGCGGGGTCGGAACCATGGTCGTACCGAGCAAGGAAGGACCGGCATGA
- a CDS encoding acetylornithine transaminase: MSTTEPTSPGEHTAAAAARWQAVMMDNYGTPPIALDRGEGVRVWDVDGNRYLDLVGGIAVSSLGHAHPAVVAAVTEQVGRLVHTSNLAMHEPGIRLAERLVGLLGLPARVFFANSGAEANECALKLARRHRPGGAIVSCHASFHGRTMGALSVTGNAAKRDPFAPLPGPVTFVDYGDVAALRAAVGPDTAAVIVEPTLGEGGVVPPPAGFLAAARESCDASGALLIVDEVQSGIGRTGHWFASQAEGVRPDVVTLAKGLGGGMPIGACLAVGTAGELFGPGDHGSTFGGNPVSCAAALAVLTTIADEHLLDDVKRVGEHLADRLAGLDSPLVDHVRGTGLWRAVALTGAHAAAVEVAARERGLLVNAVRPDALRLAPPLVLTEADVDEAVPTLSAALADVAGRVSTGA, encoded by the coding sequence ATGAGCACCACCGAGCCGACGTCGCCCGGCGAGCACACCGCGGCCGCGGCCGCGCGCTGGCAGGCCGTCATGATGGACAACTACGGCACGCCGCCGATCGCGTTGGACCGCGGTGAGGGCGTCCGGGTGTGGGACGTCGACGGAAACCGCTACCTCGACCTCGTCGGCGGCATCGCGGTCTCGTCGCTGGGGCACGCTCACCCCGCCGTGGTCGCCGCCGTCACCGAGCAGGTCGGCCGCCTCGTCCACACGTCCAACCTCGCGATGCACGAGCCGGGCATCCGGCTCGCCGAACGGCTGGTCGGCCTGCTGGGCCTGCCCGCGCGGGTGTTCTTCGCCAACAGCGGGGCCGAGGCCAACGAGTGCGCGCTGAAGCTCGCCCGCCGGCACCGTCCGGGCGGCGCGATCGTGTCCTGCCACGCGAGCTTCCACGGCCGCACGATGGGCGCGCTGTCGGTCACCGGGAACGCGGCCAAACGCGACCCCTTCGCGCCGTTGCCCGGCCCCGTCACGTTCGTCGACTACGGCGACGTCGCCGCCCTCCGCGCCGCCGTGGGGCCCGACACCGCCGCCGTGATCGTCGAGCCGACGCTGGGCGAGGGTGGCGTGGTGCCACCGCCGGCCGGCTTCCTGGCCGCGGCACGCGAGAGCTGCGACGCGAGTGGCGCGCTGCTGATCGTGGACGAGGTGCAGAGCGGGATCGGCCGGACCGGCCACTGGTTCGCGAGCCAGGCCGAGGGCGTCCGGCCTGACGTCGTCACCCTCGCCAAGGGCCTGGGCGGCGGTATGCCCATCGGGGCCTGTCTCGCCGTCGGTACCGCCGGCGAGCTGTTCGGGCCGGGTGACCACGGCAGCACGTTCGGGGGCAATCCGGTGTCGTGCGCCGCGGCGCTGGCCGTGCTGACGACGATCGCCGACGAGCACCTGCTCGACGACGTGAAACGGGTCGGCGAGCACCTGGCCGACCGGCTCGCGGGTCTCGACAGTCCGCTCGTCGACCACGTCCGGGGCACCGGGCTCTGGCGGGCGGTCGCACTCACGGGCGCGCACGCCGCCGCGGTCGAGGTCGCCGCGCGCGAACGCGGTCTGCTCGTCAACGCCGTCCGCCCGGACGCGTTGCGGCTCGCGCCGCCGCTCGTCCTCACCGAGGCCGACGTGGACGAGGCCGTGCCGACGCTGTCCGCGGCGCTGGCCGACGTGGCCGGGAGGGTGTCGACCGGTGCCTAG